A portion of the Alkalinema sp. FACHB-956 genome contains these proteins:
- a CDS encoding carbonic anhydrase, which produces MRKLIRGFQEFQSNYFEEKRDLFEQLAHGQHPRVLFITCSDSRIAPNIMLNTDPGELFVIRNAGNLMPPFGAANGGEGASLEYAIHALNIDQIIVCGHNHCGAMKGLLKLNQLQEEMPLVYDWLKHAEATRRLLKENYSQYEGEELLDIAVAENVLTQIENLKTYPVVRSRLHQGKLHIYGWIYEIESGEILAYDPDMNEFKAPQSMLYPEDKPQLEVRPGKFVHTSAPPVSEADQRHAVAAKPAPSNGQSQPVNRNSQSADYLSAPWVMPEQAERIYRGSANQR; this is translated from the coding sequence ATGAGAAAGCTAATCCGAGGGTTTCAAGAGTTCCAATCGAACTATTTTGAAGAAAAACGTGACCTGTTCGAACAACTCGCCCACGGGCAGCATCCACGGGTTCTATTCATCACCTGCTCGGACTCTCGGATTGCACCTAATATCATGCTCAATACGGATCCGGGTGAGTTATTTGTGATCCGGAATGCGGGCAATCTGATGCCTCCCTTTGGGGCGGCCAATGGCGGGGAGGGGGCATCGTTGGAATATGCCATCCATGCGCTGAATATTGACCAGATTATCGTCTGCGGCCACAACCACTGCGGGGCCATGAAGGGTCTGCTGAAGCTCAACCAACTTCAGGAAGAAATGCCCCTGGTCTATGACTGGCTGAAACATGCCGAGGCCACCCGGCGGCTACTCAAGGAAAACTACAGCCAGTACGAAGGGGAAGAGCTGCTGGACATCGCCGTGGCGGAAAATGTCCTGACTCAGATCGAGAATTTGAAAACCTATCCCGTTGTACGATCTCGCCTGCATCAAGGCAAGTTACACATCTACGGCTGGATCTATGAGATCGAGTCCGGTGAAATTTTGGCCTACGATCCGGATATGAACGAGTTCAAAGCGCCCCAATCAATGCTGTATCCGGAAGACAAGCCCCAGCTAGAAGTGCGTCCCGGCAAGTTTGTCCATACGAGTGCGCCGCCGGTCTCCGAGGCAGACCAGCGTCATGCCGTGGCCGCCAAACCTGCACCGTCCAATGGCCAGTCACAGCCTGTTAATCGCAATAGCCAATCGGCTGATTATCTCAGTGCACCTTGGGTCATGCCAGAACAGGCCGAGCGGATTTATCGCGGCTCCGCTAACCAGCGATAG